The proteins below come from a single Hyperolius riggenbachi isolate aHypRig1 chromosome 8, aHypRig1.pri, whole genome shotgun sequence genomic window:
- the LOC137527373 gene encoding olfactory receptor 287-like, producing MKEDNLTQGYKFILLGFSVMQQARVCIFFIIVVIYTITIITNIFIIALVRTERSLHKPMYFFIGGLSFLEIWYPSVTIPKLLLILVTRHNTITLAGCVSQFFFHFSLGAAENFLLAIMAYDRYVAVCIPLRYSAIMDPYLCLKLLIGSWLCGFAIVGFLSAQILNVQFCTHNVIDHYYCDFAPIIRLSCSDTSIIETQFFALSCVVILGCFIIILISYICIIRTTVKLRSTVGRYKILSTCSSHFIVVMLFYGTTIFMFIRPAAEDVFNLNKKISVIPSIVTPLLNPVIYTLRNKQVKEAISKATVKRRNTNKNNSFNLIKY from the coding sequence ATGAAAGAAGATAATCTGACACAGGGCTACAAATTCATTCTTTTAGGATTTTCTGTTATGCAACAGGCAAGAGTTTGCATATTTTTTATTATAGTTGTAATTTATACAATAACCATCATAACCAACATTTTCATCATCGCCCTCGTTAGAACTGAAAGGAGCCTTCACAAGCCCATGTACTTCTTTATCGGTGGACTCTCGTTCTTGGAGATTTGGTATCCGTCCGTCACTATCCCCAAACTGCTGCTAATTCTGGTAACAAGACATAACACCATCACTTTAGCTGGCTGTGTGTCTCAGTTTTTCTTTCATTTCTCTTTAGGAGCCGCTGAGAATTTCCTCCTAGCTATTATGGCTTATGATCGATATGTAGCGGTCTGCATACCTCTCCGCTACTCGGCCATCATGGATCCCTATTTATGCCTAAAATTACTTATAGGTTCGTGGCTGTGTGGTTTTGCAATAGTTGGTTTTCTTAGTGCACAGATATTAAATGTACAATTTTGTACTCATAATGTGATTGATCACTATTACTGTGACTTTGCCCCAATTATCAGACTGTCCTGTTCAGACACTTCAATCATTGAAACACAATTTTTTGCGTTGAGTTGTGTTGTCATACTAGGGTGCTTTATAATCATTTTAATATCGTATATTTGCATCATCAGGACCACAGTCAAGCTACGTTCAACTGTCGGCAGATATAAGATACTTTCTACATGTTCATCACACTTTATCGTTGTTATGCTTTTTTATGGCACCACCATATTCATGTTTATCCGACCTGCAGCGGAAGATGTCTTTAACCTGAATAAAAAAATTTCAGTCATTCCATCAATAGTGACTCCTCTTCTTAATCCCGTTATCTACACCTTACGTAACAAACAGGTCAAAGAGGCCATCAGCAAAGCAACTGTAAAAAGGAGGAATACAAACAA